The sequence GGATCTCGGTGGTCTACAACTGGCTCGAGGCCAACTTCGGGCCGGTCTCGGACGAGGCGGCCGAGGCGGTGCGGGAGCGTCATTCCCTTCCCGAGCGCTTCGTCCTGGCGCTCGGCTCCGAGTACAAGTACAAGAACATGGCGGGGCTGCTGCACGCCTTCAAGGCGATCGCCCCGCGCCATCCCGGCTTGAGCCTGGTCCTCAAGATCGGCAAGCCCATGCGCCTGGCGGGCCTGGTGTCCGAGCTCGGCCTGTCCGACCGGGTGCGCTTCCTGGGCTTCGTGCCGGACGACGAGCTGCCCGCGCTTTACCGGGCCGCGGAGGTCTTTGCCTTCCCCAGCTTCTACGAGGGGTTCGGCCTGCCTCCGCTCGAGGCCATGCTCTGCGGGACCCCGGTGCTCGCCAGCACCGCGAGCTCGGTGCCCGAGGTGGTCGGGGACGCCGCCCTCAACGCGGACCCCGCCGATGGCGGGGCGCTGGCCGAGGCGCTCGAGCGCCTCGTCAGCGAGCCGGGGCTGCGCGAGGATCTGCGCCGGCGAGGGCTCGCCCAGTCGACGCGCTTCTTCGAGCAGCGCGGCGTCCAGGAGACGCTGGACGTCTACGATCGGCTCCTCGGGCGCCCCGCGCGGGTGCCCGCCGCATCCGGCCGCTCGGCCGCGACGCCCGCCTTGCGCTGACGTGTTCGGCGAGGGCCGCGAGGTCCACGACTGATCCAATTCGGTCTGCGCCGAGTGCGGCACGGTCTGACCCCGATCGAAAAGAGAGCGGCTCAGGACATCCTGGGCCGCTCTCTTTTGCGTCTCAAGCCGAAGAAGTGCTCAGGGCGTCACGACGGCGAGCCCGTCGGGAGTGTCCAGCTTGGGCAGCAACTGGCGGTAGATGTAGGTCTGGGCGAGACCAAGGACGATGATGGACACCCCGACCCCGACCACCAGCGCGATCAGGCCGAGGAGGCACACGCCGAACCCGGCGAGGCCGAACAGGAAGAGGTCCACCTTGGCCCCCTTGGTCATCCGGGCGCTCTCCTGCATGGCCTGGAGGAAGTTCATGTCGCGGTCGAGGATGAGGTAGCCCGCCTGGCTGAACATGGCGGCGAACACCACCCCCGGCACGATGAGCAGGACGAACCCGACCGTGCAGATGAAGGCCAGGGCGGCGGAGTACAGCAAGAAGTGGATGACCTTCTTGGTGCTGAGGCGGCTGAAGAGGGCCTGGAAATCCGGCGTCCCGGTCTCGAGCAGGTCCAGGTAGAAGCCGGTGATGCAGCACCCGGAAACCATGCCTACGAGCATTCCGAGCAAGGAGGAAGCGAGGCTCTGGTCGCCCAGCAGTGCGTCGAGCCCCCACTGGAGGGCGAAGGTCAGGCCGAGGAGCCCGATCACCGCCGCGAGGAGGAGCCAGGCGTGTGTCTTGAAGGTCTTCCAACCGAAGCCGAGCGCTTCGCCGATCGAGAAACTGACGGATGCCATGGAGGTTGACTGCTTCCTTTCTTGAGGGCGAACCGCACATCATGAGGTATGGTCGATCCCTTATACCCTGGTTGGCAAGGAAAAAGGCCCGCGGCGGCATCGTCGCGCCTCGCAGGAGCGCAACGCGCAACTATGGGATGAGCACCCCCTATAACCGTCTGGGGTGATGGCCTGATCGCTCCGGGAGGACGGAAGTATGCCTGATGACTGGCTTGCCGCGAGCGCGAACAGAAGGCCGCCGCTGCGTGTCTCCTCGCCGGCCCCTTCGGCGCCGGCTTCGGCCGCGAGCAACGCCGATTCCAAGCGGCCTGCCGACGCGAACAGCTACGTGCCGGCAGGCTCCCCCACGGGATTTTACGGGCACGTTCGCGACGCGATTCGGACCAATCGAGCGCGCCGGGAGGTTTACGCACGCGCCTCGGAAGGTGCCTCGCTCCCGCTCTCCCAGAAGCTCATCACCCTCGAGCACCTCGTCCTGCCGCTTGCGGCCTGGTTCGACCGGGCGGCCTCGGAGTTCAACAAGCGCGGGATCCCCGTCGTGCAGGCCGATTTCGTGCCCATGAGCGGGCTCCTGCCGCCTGAGACGCCGCCCCGGCACCGCCATCGCGCCAGCGACGAGGAGGCACGCCGGCTGGACGGGTGGCTGACGGACTATCGGGACGCCGCAGAAGCGGCGATCAAAGGCCGGGATTTCGGGAAGGTCGCCGAGCTCAGCGTGACCCTGTTGGAGCGGATCGAGCAGCTCGAGGAGCGCTCGGACAGTCACTTCGCGATGACCAAGCACCTCGTCGAGTCGGTGGGGTTTGCCGCCGTTCACGGTGTCCAGTCCCATGCGGCCACCCACGGGGATGCCGACGACCTGATCGCTCGCTTCCTTAGGGTGCAGGCCTTCGGCCTGACGGGGGCCCCGTCGATGGATCGGGAGGCCCAGCGCCTGCATGAGCGCGGCATCGGAATCCTGGTGAACGACCTTCCCGACATTCCGCTTCGCGCCGCCTGGGCCCAACTTCAGCGAGCGGCGGGCCGCGAGTAAGGGGGGATCGCCCACGCCGCGCGCGGCGCAGCTGACCCCGCAAAGCGTGCTATACTGCACCTCATGGCTAAGCAAGCAGTTCCCGTTCGTGTCGGTGATTCCCTCGACTTGACGCTGGAGGCCCTCGTCGGCGGCGGTGAGGCGATCGCGCGTCTCGATGGCTTCCCCGTCTTCGTGCCCCTCGGGGTGCCGGGCGATCGCGTCCGGGCCAAGGTCGTCTCCACCAAGCCCGGCTACGCCCGCGCGCTGGTCGAACAGGTGATCACCGAGGGGCCCGAGCGCGTCGCGGCGCGCTGCCCGCTCTTCGGGACCTGCGGCGGCTGCCAGTGGCAGGAGATCGACTACGAACGCCAGCTTCACTGGAAGCGCGAGCAGGTGGCCGACGCCCTGCGCCGCATCGGCGGCTTCTCGGTCGACGACTGGCTGGAGCCCACCCTCGGCATGGCCGACCCCTGGGACTACCGGAACAAGGTCCACTGGGCGATCGCGAGGGAAGGCCAGGCCTACCTGATCGGCATGTACGAGCCGCGCAGCCACCGGGTGGTGGACGTCGAGCGCTGTCACATCCAGCACGGTCTCAACAACGAGGTCCTGAGCTTCCTCCACGAGGCGC is a genomic window of Pantanalinema sp. containing:
- a CDS encoding glycosyltransferase family 1 protein, whose translation is MPKNIMIDAREAGPKPSGLARYTFNLLRGLARHGAGYRYTVLTDHPELLSELHDRPDFDLVAPGVPIVDPREQVVIPMLAERLKPDLFHSPSMVAPFFLPAGCKRVMTLHDTIPLSYPEGFRLDERLGWALYYALSIKPVLARTDHLITVSEFSKQDIVRHTGFSPERISVVYNWLEANFGPVSDEAAEAVRERHSLPERFVLALGSEYKYKNMAGLLHAFKAIAPRHPGLSLVLKIGKPMRLAGLVSELGLSDRVRFLGFVPDDELPALYRAAEVFAFPSFYEGFGLPPLEAMLCGTPVLASTASSVPEVVGDAALNADPADGGALAEALERLVSEPGLREDLRRRGLAQSTRFFEQRGVQETLDVYDRLLGRPARVPAASGRSAATPALR